Proteins encoded by one window of Clostridium bornimense:
- a CDS encoding helix-turn-helix domain-containing protein has translation MCKKRNFSAEEKVKYVEEYLKSKNSMSHFSSMLGIALESFRQWIRNYNSIGAEAFTMEGYKGYSKELKLQAVEAYLSNLYSQDEICAKYKIRSKTQLQRWISIYNSHNKLKSSGVGGTAIMTKGRTTTYNERIEIVKYYIENDKNYAKTAEKFQISYQQIYSWIKKYETNGIEALLDKRGKRKLADEMSEIEKLKAKNKLLEAENRRQQMEIEFLKKLDEIERRRF, from the coding sequence ATGTGTAAAAAACGTAATTTTAGTGCTGAAGAAAAAGTTAAATATGTTGAGGAATATCTAAAAAGTAAAAATAGTATGAGTCATTTTTCATCTATGCTGGGGATTGCCTTAGAATCTTTTCGTCAATGGATTCGTAACTACAATAGTATAGGCGCGGAAGCCTTTACGATGGAAGGATATAAGGGCTATTCTAAAGAATTGAAATTACAAGCAGTAGAAGCTTATTTGTCAAATTTATATTCTCAAGATGAAATTTGTGCAAAATATAAAATACGTTCAAAAACGCAACTACAAAGATGGATTTCAATATATAATAGTCATAATAAACTAAAATCTTCTGGAGTTGGAGGGACAGCAATTATGACTAAAGGTAGAACTACAACTTATAATGAACGTATTGAGATTGTAAAGTATTATATAGAAAATGATAAAAATTACGCTAAAACAGCAGAAAAATTTCAAATATCATATCAACAAATATATAGTTGGATTAAGAAATATGAAACCAATGGCATTGAAGCACTATTAGATAAACGTGGAAAGCGAAAGCTTGCCGATGAAATGTCTGAAATAGAAAAGTTAAAAGCGAAAAACAAATTACTTGAAGCCGAAAATCGTAGAC